In one window of Polaromonas naphthalenivorans CJ2 DNA:
- a CDS encoding aminotransferase-like domain-containing protein → MQFADRLNNVETSAIRELFKLLGKPGIISFAGGFPDPAMFDIEGIKEASSKALNEEPGGALQYGATEGYGPLREQLSSFMAGKGVTVQPEGLIVTTGSQQALDLLGKTLINPGDKVIVEGPTFLATIQCFRLYGAQVISAPIDAHGVKTDELEWLIAEHKPKFVYLIPTFGNPSGALLTLERRRQVLEMAVRHQTLVVEDDPYGDLYFGEAPPPSLLSLSDSVPGSRELLAHCGSLSKVLSPGLRIGWMIAPPALLANAVMCKQFSDAHTSTFAQATASQYLKAGRMPATLAHVRKVYGQRAAAMGNALKRELGAAVAFEQPQGGLFFWASLTGEGGKTRDAGEFAKKAIEQLVAFVPGAPFYAANPDLATFRLSFATADVGKIEEGIARLGRAV, encoded by the coding sequence ATGCAATTCGCCGACCGCCTCAACAACGTGGAAACCTCCGCCATCCGCGAACTCTTCAAGCTGCTCGGCAAGCCCGGCATCATCAGCTTTGCCGGCGGCTTTCCAGACCCGGCCATGTTTGACATCGAGGGCATCAAGGAAGCCAGCAGCAAGGCGCTGAATGAAGAGCCCGGCGGCGCGCTGCAATACGGCGCGACCGAAGGCTACGGCCCGCTGCGCGAGCAGCTGAGCAGCTTCATGGCCGGCAAGGGCGTGACCGTGCAGCCCGAGGGCCTGATCGTCACCACCGGCAGCCAGCAGGCGCTGGATTTGCTGGGCAAGACCCTGATCAATCCAGGCGACAAGGTGATCGTCGAAGGCCCGACCTTCCTGGCGACCATCCAGTGCTTTCGCCTGTACGGCGCGCAAGTCATCAGCGCACCGATTGACGCGCATGGCGTGAAGACCGATGAGCTGGAGTGGCTGATTGCCGAGCACAAACCCAAGTTCGTGTACCTGATTCCGACCTTCGGCAACCCGAGCGGTGCGCTGCTGACCCTGGAGCGGCGACGGCAGGTGCTGGAAATGGCCGTCAGGCACCAGACGCTGGTGGTCGAGGACGACCCCTACGGCGACCTGTATTTTGGCGAAGCGCCGCCGCCTTCGCTGCTGTCGCTGAGCGACAGCGTGCCGGGCAGCCGCGAGCTGCTCGCCCATTGCGGCTCGCTCAGCAAGGTGCTGTCGCCCGGCCTGCGCATCGGCTGGATGATTGCCCCGCCCGCGCTGCTGGCCAATGCCGTGATGTGCAAGCAGTTCAGCGACGCGCACACCAGCACCTTTGCCCAGGCCACGGCTTCGCAGTACCTGAAGGCCGGCCGCATGCCCGCCACGCTGGCCCATGTGCGCAAGGTGTACGGCCAGCGAGCCGCCGCCATGGGCAATGCCTTGAAGCGCGAACTCGGCGCGGCCGTGGCGTTCGAGCAGCCTCAGGGCGGCCTGTTCTTCTGGGCCAGCCTGACCGGTGAGGGCGGCAAGACACGGGACGCCGGCGAATTCGCCAAAAAGGCCATCGAGCAGCTCGTCGCCTTCGTGCCCGGTGCGCCGTTTTATGCGGCGAATCCCGACCTGGCCACCTTCAGGCTGAGTTTTGCCACGGCGGACGTGGGCAAGATTGAAGAGGGCATCGCCAGGCTGGGGCGGGCGGTTTGA
- a CDS encoding amino acid ABC transporter permease translates to MGFLNLAHLKFLFDGLLWTVGLSVLAFIGGGLLGFAVALGRLYGWRATRTAVSLYIKLIQGLPLLVLLPLAYFGLPSLGINVSPLAAAALALSIYVSAYLGEIWRGCIESVPRTQFEAAECLGLRWHQQLLHVILPQAVKIATPPTVGFMVQIVKNTSLASAIGFVELARAGQIINNSTFEPFVIFVIVAALYFALCYPLSLLSRRLERSFNVANR, encoded by the coding sequence ATGGGCTTCCTTAATCTTGCGCACTTGAAGTTTTTGTTCGATGGCCTGCTCTGGACGGTGGGGCTGTCGGTGCTGGCCTTCATTGGCGGCGGCCTGCTGGGGTTTGCGGTGGCGCTGGGACGGCTGTACGGCTGGCGCGCCACGCGCACGGCCGTCTCGCTGTACATCAAGCTGATCCAGGGCTTGCCGCTGCTGGTGCTGCTGCCGCTGGCCTATTTCGGCCTGCCGTCACTCGGCATCAACGTCAGTCCCCTGGCAGCAGCAGCGCTGGCGCTGTCGATCTACGTGTCGGCCTACCTGGGTGAAATCTGGCGCGGCTGCATTGAATCGGTGCCACGCACCCAGTTCGAGGCCGCAGAGTGCCTGGGCTTGAGATGGCACCAGCAACTGCTGCATGTCATCTTGCCGCAGGCGGTGAAGATCGCGACGCCGCCCACGGTCGGCTTCATGGTGCAGATCGTCAAGAACACCTCGCTGGCCTCGGCTATCGGTTTCGTCGAGCTGGCCCGGGCCGGCCAGATCATCAACAACTCGACCTTCGAGCCCTTTGTTATTTTTGTCATCGTCGCCGCGCTGTATTTCGCGTTGTGTTACCCGCTGTCGTTGCTGAGCCGTCGCCTGGAGAGGAGTTTTAATGTTGCCAATCGTTGA
- a CDS encoding zinc-binding alcohol dehydrogenase family protein — MLTVTCDTPGTLRAEQRERPVRGDGEVLLRVRRVGVCGTDLHIYTGNQPFLQYPRVMGHEFSGVIEEAAPGGRLAAGDEVYVMPYLSCGTCVACRQGKTNCCVNIQVLGVHRDGAFTEYLSLPEQFVHKAEGVTLDQAAMIEFLAIGAHGVRRGDVQAGQRVLVVGAGPIGMAAMVFARLRGAVVTALDSRQDRLDFCVRELGVAGAVALGADDEAALGAATNGEFFDVVFDATGNGKAIERGFRFVAHGGTYVLISVVRDTITFSDPEFHKRETTLLGSRNATTEDFETVLAAMRAGQVPTAALNTHRLKLADVPTDFVRLLDPAAGVVKAIVEV; from the coding sequence ATGCTGACTGTGACCTGTGACACCCCTGGAACCCTGCGCGCCGAGCAACGCGAGCGCCCTGTGCGTGGCGACGGCGAAGTGCTGCTGCGCGTGCGGCGTGTCGGCGTCTGCGGCACCGACCTGCATATCTACACCGGCAACCAGCCGTTTTTGCAGTACCCGCGTGTCATGGGCCACGAGTTTTCGGGCGTGATCGAAGAGGCGGCGCCCGGGGGACGGCTGGCGGCGGGCGACGAGGTGTACGTGATGCCCTACCTTTCCTGCGGAACCTGCGTGGCGTGCCGCCAGGGCAAGACCAACTGCTGCGTCAACATCCAGGTGCTGGGCGTGCACCGCGATGGCGCGTTCACCGAATACCTGTCGCTGCCCGAGCAGTTCGTGCACAAGGCCGAAGGCGTGACGCTCGACCAGGCCGCGATGATCGAGTTTTTGGCCATCGGCGCGCACGGCGTGCGCCGTGGCGATGTGCAGGCGGGCCAGCGCGTGCTGGTGGTGGGCGCCGGTCCCATCGGCATGGCGGCGATGGTCTTTGCCCGGCTGCGCGGCGCGGTCGTGACGGCGCTGGACTCGCGCCAGGACCGGCTTGATTTCTGCGTGCGCGAACTGGGCGTTGCCGGTGCGGTGGCGCTGGGCGCCGACGACGAGGCCGCGCTTGGCGCCGCCACGAACGGCGAGTTTTTCGACGTGGTGTTCGACGCCACGGGCAACGGCAAAGCCATCGAGCGCGGCTTCAGGTTTGTCGCCCACGGCGGCACCTACGTGCTGATTTCCGTGGTGCGCGACACCATCACGTTTTCCGACCCCGAATTCCACAAGCGCGAAACGACCCTGCTGGGCAGCCGCAACGCGACCACGGAAGACTTTGAAACCGTGCTCGCCGCCATGCGCGCGGGCCAGGTTCCCACGGCGGCGCTGAACACCCACCGGCTCAAGCTGGCCGATGTCCCAACCGATTTCGTCCGGCTGCTGGACCCCGCCGCAGGCGTGGTCAAGGCCATCGTCGAGGTCTGA
- a CDS encoding FadR/GntR family transcriptional regulator produces the protein MEPLRQVETRRLYQQIADRVRTLIQRGNYPAGSRLPPERDLAQQLGVSRPSLREALIALEIEGSVEIRMGSGVYVCSRALRRPGLAVAMGESPAELMQARSAVEGAVASLACANVTPEGLARVQAAVEAMREDIAMGRDVLEHDRQFHVCIAEMSGNSVLASLVGTLFDERQSPLASHMRNRLEGQQTWHAALSEHEQILRCLAQRDPLAAESAMRSHIRAAADRWVIP, from the coding sequence ATGGAACCCCTTCGGCAGGTCGAAACACGTCGCCTGTACCAGCAGATTGCAGACCGGGTGCGCACGCTGATCCAGCGGGGCAACTATCCGGCGGGCAGTCGCCTGCCGCCCGAGCGGGATCTGGCCCAGCAATTGGGCGTGTCGCGCCCTTCGCTGCGCGAGGCGCTGATTGCTCTGGAAATCGAAGGCAGCGTCGAAATCCGCATGGGCTCGGGCGTCTATGTCTGCAGCCGCGCCCTGCGCCGGCCCGGCCTGGCCGTGGCCATGGGCGAAAGTCCGGCCGAACTGATGCAGGCGCGCAGCGCGGTCGAAGGCGCTGTCGCGTCCCTGGCTTGCGCCAACGTCACGCCAGAAGGTCTGGCACGGGTTCAGGCGGCCGTCGAGGCCATGCGGGAAGACATTGCAATGGGCCGCGACGTCTTGGAGCACGACCGGCAGTTCCATGTCTGCATCGCCGAGATGAGCGGCAACTCGGTACTGGCGAGCCTGGTCGGCACCCTGTTCGATGAGCGGCAAAGCCCGCTGGCCTCCCACATGCGAAACCGGCTCGAAGGCCAGCAAACATGGCACGCCGCGCTGAGCGAACACGAACAGATCCTGCGCTGCCTGGCGCAACGCGATCCCCTGGCGGCCGAATCGGCGATGCGCTCCCATATACGGGCAGCGGCGGACCGCTGGGTGATTCCTTGA
- a CDS encoding UxaA family hydrolase, which produces MNSSLPVPPAIQLSADDNVAVARHAIEAGAQITLAGASLTVREAIASGHKVALQAIAAGAIVRKYGQPIGVATADIAVGEHVHVHNVGMVSSAGDLAAGAALLAPPAPDDSLRFQGFVRQDGRVATRNYLGVISSVNCSATVCRHIADAFRGDALAGFPNVDGVVAITHGSGCGMGGNGEGLELLQRTLRGYANHPNFAGVLVIGLGCEVNQIAPLVQTLQARAPGMFATLTIQDEGGTRETIAQGKLLLQDMLQTANLAQREPVPLSHLVVGLQCGGSDGYSGISANPALGAAVDLLVRHGGTAILSETPEIYGAEHLLTHRAVSPAVADKLMHRLQWWEAYAALHGGDLNNNPSPGNKAGGITTILEKSLGAVAKAGSSRLMDVLEYAEPVHAQGLVFMDTPGYDPVSATGQVAGGANLICFTTGRGSTYGCKPTPSLKLATNTPMFQRMQLDMDFDCGAIVDGQASIAETGEALFRLMLETASGAATRSEQNGLGDNEFLPWQLGAVM; this is translated from the coding sequence ATGAATTCTTCCTTGCCCGTTCCGCCCGCCATCCAGCTGTCCGCCGATGACAATGTCGCGGTTGCCCGCCACGCCATCGAGGCCGGGGCGCAGATCACCCTGGCGGGCGCCTCGCTGACCGTGCGCGAAGCCATTGCGTCAGGCCACAAGGTCGCCCTGCAGGCCATCGCCGCCGGCGCCATCGTGCGCAAGTACGGCCAGCCCATCGGCGTTGCAACCGCCGACATTGCCGTCGGCGAGCATGTCCATGTGCACAACGTCGGGATGGTGTCGTCAGCCGGCGACCTGGCTGCCGGCGCGGCGCTGCTTGCCCCGCCTGCGCCGGACGACTCGCTGCGCTTTCAGGGTTTTGTGCGCCAGGACGGGCGCGTGGCCACGCGCAACTACCTGGGCGTGATCTCCAGCGTGAACTGTTCGGCGACCGTATGCCGCCATATTGCCGATGCGTTCCGGGGCGATGCGCTGGCCGGTTTTCCCAACGTCGATGGCGTGGTGGCCATCACCCACGGCAGCGGCTGCGGCATGGGCGGCAACGGCGAAGGCCTGGAACTGCTGCAGCGCACCCTGCGCGGCTATGCCAACCATCCGAACTTTGCCGGCGTGCTGGTCATCGGCCTGGGCTGCGAGGTCAACCAGATCGCGCCGCTGGTGCAAACGCTGCAGGCCCGCGCGCCGGGCATGTTTGCCACGCTGACGATTCAGGACGAAGGCGGCACGCGCGAAACCATCGCGCAGGGCAAGCTGCTGCTGCAGGACATGCTGCAAACCGCCAACCTGGCGCAGCGCGAGCCCGTGCCTTTGAGCCATCTGGTGGTGGGGCTGCAATGCGGCGGCTCGGACGGTTACTCCGGCATCAGCGCCAACCCGGCACTGGGCGCGGCCGTGGACTTGCTGGTGCGCCACGGCGGCACGGCCATCCTGTCGGAAACGCCTGAGATTTACGGCGCCGAGCATTTGCTGACCCACCGGGCCGTATCGCCCGCCGTTGCCGACAAGCTGATGCACCGCCTGCAGTGGTGGGAAGCGTATGCGGCGCTGCATGGCGGCGACCTGAACAACAATCCGTCCCCCGGCAACAAGGCGGGCGGCATCACCACCATCCTGGAAAAATCGCTCGGTGCCGTGGCCAAGGCTGGCAGCAGCCGGCTGATGGACGTGCTGGAATACGCCGAGCCGGTGCACGCGCAGGGTCTGGTGTTCATGGACACGCCCGGCTATGACCCGGTGTCCGCCACCGGGCAGGTGGCCGGCGGCGCCAACCTGATCTGTTTCACCACGGGGCGCGGTTCCACCTACGGCTGCAAACCCACGCCCTCCCTGAAACTGGCGACCAACACGCCCATGTTCCAGCGCATGCAGCTGGACATGGACTTCGACTGCGGCGCTATCGTCGATGGCCAGGCCAGCATTGCCGAGACCGGCGAAGCGCTGTTCCGGCTGATGCTGGAGACAGCCTCCGGCGCCGCGACGCGAAGCGAGCAAAACGGCCTGGGCGACAACGAGTTCCTGCCGTGGCAACTCGGAGCCGTGATGTGA
- a CDS encoding transporter substrate-binding domain-containing protein — protein sequence MKKTSLFLRTALAGAALFAFAGAAHADLLKDIREAKKIRIAVDTGSPPYGFVDDALKPVGSDVETAQLLAQDLGVALEMVQTTSPNRIPFLQTGKADIVVASLSVTPEREKVVDFSTPYAQILAVVAGPKAVSIKGFDDLQGKRVATTRGSNNDRVATLGAKGAQMVRYDDDATLVTAAVSGQADIIATSPAIVNAVLGKSPQKDLVTKFVMQTVPLGIGMRKNEPELKAWLNDWVTKNTQNGKLTAIYKKYHGG from the coding sequence ATGAAGAAGACTTCCCTTTTCCTGCGCACCGCCCTGGCTGGTGCCGCCCTATTTGCCTTTGCCGGCGCCGCCCATGCCGATTTGCTCAAGGACATCCGCGAAGCCAAGAAGATCCGCATCGCCGTGGACACGGGCTCACCGCCTTACGGCTTCGTTGACGATGCGCTCAAGCCCGTCGGCTCCGATGTCGAGACCGCCCAGCTGCTGGCCCAGGACTTGGGCGTGGCGCTGGAAATGGTGCAGACCACCAGCCCGAACCGCATCCCGTTTCTGCAGACCGGCAAGGCCGACATCGTCGTTGCTTCGCTGTCGGTGACGCCCGAGCGCGAGAAGGTGGTTGATTTTTCCACGCCCTATGCCCAGATTCTGGCGGTGGTGGCCGGCCCCAAGGCGGTCAGCATCAAGGGCTTCGACGACCTGCAGGGCAAGCGTGTCGCCACGACGCGCGGCTCCAACAACGACCGTGTCGCCACCCTGGGCGCCAAGGGCGCGCAAATGGTCCGTTATGACGACGACGCCACGCTGGTGACGGCCGCCGTCAGCGGTCAGGCCGACATCATCGCCACCTCGCCGGCCATCGTGAATGCGGTGCTGGGCAAGTCACCGCAAAAAGACCTGGTCACCAAGTTCGTCATGCAAACCGTGCCGCTGGGCATCGGCATGCGCAAGAACGAGCCGGAACTCAAGGCCTGGCTGAATGACTGGGTCACCAAGAACACCCAGAACGGCAAGCTGACCGCCATCTACAAGAAATACCACGGCGGCTAA
- a CDS encoding amino acid ABC transporter permease gives MHYSLDFSAPLAYWPELLAGAWTTLALSLSATVFGFLLGVFCALTKTGHSVWLARVASAYVELIRNTPLLVQIFIVYFGLSSLGLQVGAFTAATIALVVNVGAYTSEIVRAGIDSIPRGQMEAAECMALSRWQTLRHVVLPPAIERVYPALTSQYVLLMLASSICSQISAEELTAVANRIQSDTFRSVETYLIVAGAYLLMSLVMRAIFWLIAMVAFPRLRRLGTPL, from the coding sequence TTGCACTATTCCCTTGATTTCAGCGCGCCGCTGGCCTATTGGCCGGAGTTGCTGGCGGGCGCCTGGACCACCCTGGCGCTGTCCCTGTCGGCGACCGTGTTCGGTTTTTTGCTGGGCGTGTTCTGCGCGCTCACTAAAACCGGCCATTCGGTGTGGCTGGCGCGTGTCGCCAGCGCCTATGTCGAGCTGATTCGCAACACGCCCTTGCTGGTCCAGATCTTCATCGTCTATTTCGGCCTGTCGTCGCTGGGCCTGCAGGTCGGGGCCTTCACGGCGGCGACGATTGCGCTGGTCGTCAATGTCGGCGCCTACACCAGCGAGATCGTGCGCGCCGGCATCGACTCCATTCCGCGCGGCCAGATGGAAGCGGCCGAATGCATGGCGCTGTCGCGCTGGCAGACCCTGCGCCATGTGGTGCTGCCGCCGGCCATCGAGCGCGTCTATCCGGCGCTCACCAGCCAGTACGTGCTGCTGATGCTGGCCTCGTCCATTTGCTCGCAGATATCGGCCGAGGAGCTGACCGCAGTGGCCAACCGCATCCAGTCGGACACCTTCCGCTCGGTCGAAACCTACCTGATCGTGGCTGGCGCCTACCTGCTGATGTCGCTGGTCATGCGGGCCATTTTCTGGCTCATCGCGATGGTGGCCTTTCCACGGCTCCGGCGCCTTGGCACACCTCTGTAA
- a CDS encoding amino acid ABC transporter ATP-binding protein produces the protein MLPIVEVEHVFKSFGSTRVLEDVSFSVNPGSVVAIIGRSGSGKSTALRCIDRLEIVDSGRIRVGEHEVTSPGLNLHQLRRDVGIVFQSYNLFPHLTVEENIMLAPRLVQKTSRDAARQNAAKVLAQVGLAEKATCYPSQLSGGQQQRVAIARSLAMAPQLMLFDEVTSALDPQLTGEVLRVMEGLAQDGMTMILVTHEMAFARKVADEVIFMHQGRVWERGPAAMLDAPTTPELRDFIGNGL, from the coding sequence ATGTTGCCAATCGTTGAAGTCGAGCATGTTTTCAAGAGCTTTGGATCGACCCGTGTCCTGGAGGACGTGTCCTTCTCGGTCAACCCCGGGTCGGTGGTCGCCATCATCGGCCGCAGCGGATCGGGCAAGAGCACCGCGCTGCGCTGCATTGACCGGCTGGAGATCGTGGACAGCGGCCGCATCCGGGTTGGCGAGCACGAGGTGACCTCGCCGGGGCTGAACCTGCACCAGTTGCGCCGCGATGTGGGCATCGTGTTCCAGAGTTACAACCTGTTTCCTCACCTGACGGTCGAGGAGAACATCATGCTGGCGCCGCGCCTGGTGCAAAAAACCAGCCGCGATGCGGCGCGCCAGAATGCCGCGAAGGTGCTGGCGCAAGTCGGCCTGGCCGAAAAGGCCACCTGCTACCCGTCGCAGCTCTCGGGCGGCCAGCAGCAGCGCGTGGCCATCGCGCGGTCGCTGGCCATGGCGCCGCAGCTCATGCTGTTTGACGAAGTGACCTCGGCGCTGGACCCCCAGCTGACCGGCGAGGTGCTGCGCGTCATGGAAGGCCTGGCCCAGGACGGCATGACCATGATCCTGGTCACCCATGAGATGGCGTTTGCGCGCAAGGTGGCCGACGAGGTCATCTTCATGCACCAGGGCCGTGTCTGGGAACGCGGTCCTGCCGCGATGCTCGACGCACCCACCACCCCCGAACTGCGCGATTTCATTGGCAACGGCCTCTGA
- the iscB gene encoding RNA-guided endonuclease IscB yields the protein MAVFVLDRKGRPLMPCSEKRARKLLESGRARVHKLFPFGIRLVDRLVEDSVFQPLRLSLDPGSKTTGLAVCRVAETIDVTTGEIQPTMHIQFLMELMHRGATIKKSLGARSAMRRRRRGKLRYRAPRFSNRPKPQGWLAPSLRHRVETTMTQVKRLCRLAPITHLAQELVRFDMQKMQNPEISGAEYQQGTLQGYEVREYLLEKFNRTCAYCDAQNVPLQMEHIHPKAAGGTNRISNLALACQACNQKKGVQDIKDFLLKDPKRLAKVLKQAKAPLLDAAAVNTTRWTLFGALKQTGLPVETGTGGQTKYNRCRLSIPKTHALDAACVGQVQSVNNTNAPMLRVICTGRVSRSKTRLDKYGFPRTYLTHQKTAFGFKTGDMVIATVPKGVKKGIHKGRVAIRLTGSFNIQTGIAGAATVQGISYKHCRITQRADGYGYSHRAQTKKECGNKECALHTALSIPGLKAEVSRAI from the coding sequence GTGGCAGTTTTCGTGTTGGACAGAAAAGGCCGGCCCTTGATGCCGTGCAGCGAGAAACGAGCGCGCAAGCTGCTTGAATCTGGCCGCGCGCGCGTCCATAAGTTGTTTCCTTTTGGCATCCGGCTCGTTGACAGATTGGTTGAAGACAGTGTGTTTCAGCCCCTACGGCTGTCGCTTGATCCGGGGAGCAAAACCACGGGGCTGGCAGTTTGCCGGGTTGCTGAAACCATTGATGTGACCACCGGGGAAATTCAGCCCACGATGCACATCCAATTTTTGATGGAACTGATGCATCGAGGTGCCACCATCAAGAAGTCGCTTGGCGCACGCTCGGCCATGCGTCGGCGTCGTCGGGGCAAGCTGCGTTACCGCGCACCGCGTTTTAGCAACCGTCCAAAACCACAAGGCTGGCTCGCACCCAGTCTGCGTCACCGGGTTGAAACGACGATGACGCAGGTCAAACGCCTGTGTCGCCTCGCCCCGATCACGCATTTGGCGCAAGAGCTGGTGCGCTTTGACATGCAGAAAATGCAGAACCCGGAAATTTCGGGGGCCGAGTACCAACAAGGCACATTGCAAGGCTACGAAGTGCGTGAATACCTGCTGGAGAAATTCAACCGCACTTGCGCCTACTGCGACGCGCAAAACGTCCCCTTGCAAATGGAACACATCCACCCCAAAGCAGCCGGCGGCACGAACCGGATTTCCAATTTAGCGCTCGCCTGCCAAGCCTGCAACCAGAAAAAAGGTGTCCAGGACATCAAGGACTTCTTGCTCAAAGACCCCAAGCGTTTGGCAAAAGTATTAAAACAGGCCAAAGCGCCATTACTTGATGCAGCCGCCGTCAACACCACCCGATGGACTTTGTTCGGCGCCCTCAAGCAAACCGGCTTGCCGGTGGAAACAGGAACCGGCGGACAGACCAAATACAACCGCTGCCGCCTGAGCATCCCCAAGACTCACGCACTCGATGCCGCCTGCGTCGGACAGGTGCAGTCCGTCAACAACACAAACGCGCCCATGCTGCGCGTTATCTGCACCGGACGCGTATCGCGCAGCAAAACACGCCTGGACAAGTACGGTTTCCCTCGCACTTACCTGACCCACCAGAAAACAGCGTTTGGCTTCAAGACCGGCGACATGGTGATTGCCACCGTGCCCAAAGGCGTCAAGAAAGGCATTCACAAAGGCCGGGTGGCGATTCGACTCACGGGAAGTTTCAACATTCAAACGGGCATCGCCGGTGCGGCGACCGTTCAAGGCATTTCCTACAAGCATTGCCGCATCACGCAGCGGGCTGACGGGTATGGTTATTCACACAGAGCGCAAACAAAAAAGGAATGCGGGAACAAGGAGTGTGCTTTGCACACCGCGCTATCCATCCCCGGCCTGAAGGCCGAGGTTTCCCGCGCAATTTGA
- a CDS encoding mannitol dehydrogenase family protein, with protein MAQPILQFGTSRFMQAHVDLFVSQALNEEDGAGSALGGITVVQTTSSPASTVRVAALASGAGYPVRIRGLADGQRIDRAVQCMAVREALHAATHWPALRQAVAREVQVIVSNTADRGYQLDDADDAEGAALLAPGHAAPASFPAKLLVLLHGRWQQRLDAPLTLLPCELIERNGDVLRDLVISLARRWGLPDGFADWLKAHCVWANSLVDRIVSEALQPVGAVAEPYALWAIERQPGLVLPCRHPAIVLTDDLDHHERLKLFLLNAGHTYLAERWAALGRPTEQTVREAMADPEQRAELEALWAEDIVPVFDALGQRADAEAYRVQLRERFENPFLNHRIADIAQNHAQKKLRRLGPVVALAQELGLHSLAQTRLRAALATA; from the coding sequence ATGGCCCAGCCTATCCTCCAGTTCGGCACCAGCCGCTTCATGCAGGCGCATGTCGATCTGTTTGTCTCCCAGGCCTTGAACGAGGAAGACGGCGCCGGCTCGGCCCTGGGTGGCATCACCGTCGTGCAAACCACCAGCAGCCCGGCCAGCACGGTCCGCGTGGCCGCGCTGGCCAGCGGCGCCGGTTACCCGGTGCGCATTCGCGGCCTGGCCGATGGCCAGCGCATCGACAGGGCGGTGCAATGCATGGCCGTGCGCGAAGCGCTGCATGCGGCCACGCACTGGCCGGCGCTGCGCCAAGCCGTTGCCCGCGAGGTGCAGGTCATTGTCTCCAACACCGCCGACCGCGGCTACCAGCTCGACGACGCGGACGACGCCGAAGGGGCTGCGCTGCTGGCGCCCGGCCATGCGGCGCCGGCCAGTTTCCCTGCCAAGCTGCTGGTGTTGCTGCACGGCCGCTGGCAGCAGCGCCTTGACGCGCCGCTGACCCTGCTGCCCTGCGAGCTGATCGAGCGCAACGGCGATGTGCTGCGCGACCTGGTCATTTCCCTCGCACGGCGCTGGGGCCTGCCCGACGGCTTTGCGGACTGGCTGAAGGCGCACTGCGTCTGGGCCAACTCCCTGGTGGACCGCATTGTGTCGGAAGCGCTGCAGCCCGTCGGCGCCGTGGCCGAGCCCTATGCGCTGTGGGCGATTGAGCGCCAGCCCGGCCTGGTGCTGCCTTGCCGGCATCCGGCCATCGTGCTGACCGACGACCTGGACCACCACGAACGCCTCAAGCTCTTTTTGCTCAACGCCGGTCACACCTATCTTGCCGAACGCTGGGCCGCGCTGGGCCGCCCGACCGAACAGACCGTGCGAGAGGCCATGGCCGACCCCGAGCAGCGCGCCGAACTCGAAGCCCTGTGGGCCGAAGACATCGTGCCGGTGTTCGACGCATTGGGCCAGCGCGCCGATGCCGAGGCCTATCGGGTCCAGTTGCGGGAACGGTTTGAAAACCCGTTCCTGAACCACCGCATCGCCGACATTGCGCAAAACCATGCGCAGAAAAAGCTGCGCCGCCTCGGCCCCGTCGTCGCCCTTGCGCAGGAACTGGGGCTCCACAGCCTCGCCCAAACCCGCTTGCGGGCCGCGCTGGCGACGGCCTGA